The following DNA comes from Mycoplasma phocoenae.
ACAAGACAATTCAATCATTGTCGAAGACAATGGTCGTGGTATACCAGTTGACAAACATAAAGAAACTAAAAAATCAGGAGTTGAACTTGTGTTTACTGAATTGCATGCTGGTGGTAAATTCGAAGGAACTGCTTACAAAGTATCTGGGGGTCTACATGGTGTAGGTTCATCAGTAGTTAATGCATTAAGTGAAAAATTAAAAGTTACTGTTTATAAAGATAAGCAAGAATATGTTACCGAGTTTAAACAGGAAACAATTTTAACTCGTACAACAGCAGTAGGTAAAACAGATAAAACAGGAACTAAGGTCCAATTTTGAGCAGATCCATTAATATTTAAAAAAATAAGGTATTCAAACGATACAATTATCGATAAGCTTCGTGAAGCTAGTTTTTTGATTCCTGGAATTAAAATAGTATTTACAAACGAATTTAACTCAACCGAAGAAGTTTTTGAAACAAAAGAAGGTATAAAACAATATATTGAATATATCAATACAGATCGTAACGCAATAAGCCAAGTTGTTTGCATTAAGGGTGAAGCTAAAGAAATTAATGTCGAAATTGCTTTTCAATATACTGACACATACTCAGAAATTATTCAATCATATGTTAATAATGTTAAAACACAAGATGGTGGTACTCATGAAACAGGTTTCAAATCTGCTTTAACAAAAATAATTAATGAGTATTCAAACGAAAAAGGTTTTTTAAAAAATAAAAGCTTTGACGGATCTGATGTTAGAGAAGGTATTGTTGCTATTATTTCACTAAAGGTTCCTGAACACATCCTTGAATTTGTAGGTCAAACAAAAGATAAATTAGGAACGCCGCAAGGTCGTGAAGCTGTTGAAAATATAATGCAACAAAATTTAAAAATATTTTTAAATGAAAACAAAAATGAAGCTAATAACATATTACAAAAAATTAAAAAATCATTCGATGCTCGAAATGCCGCTCGTAACGCTAGAAATGAAATAAGAAAAGTAAAAAATAAATTAGATAATAAAAAAATAATAAGCGGTAAATTAACTCCCGCTCAAACAAAAAACCCAAAAGAAAGAGAGCTTTTCTTAGTCGAGGGTGACTCAGCTGGAGGTTCAGCAAAGCAAGGTAGAGACGCAAAAAAACAAGCAATTCTACCTCTTAAAGGGAAAGTTGTTAACTCTGAAAAAGATAAATTAATTGACGTTATTAAAAACGAAGAATTGGGTACTATCATCAATATTTT
Coding sequences within:
- the parE gene encoding DNA topoisomerase IV subunit B, with amino-acid sequence MSNYDSNDLKVLKGLEAVRKRPGMYIGSTDTNGLHHLVWEILDNAFDEALAGFATEVKLTLKQDNSIIVEDNGRGIPVDKHKETKKSGVELVFTELHAGGKFEGTAYKVSGGLHGVGSSVVNALSEKLKVTVYKDKQEYVTEFKQETILTRTTAVGKTDKTGTKVQFWADPLIFKKIRYSNDTIIDKLREASFLIPGIKIVFTNEFNSTEEVFETKEGIKQYIEYINTDRNAISQVVCIKGEAKEINVEIAFQYTDTYSEIIQSYVNNVKTQDGGTHETGFKSALTKIINEYSNEKGFLKNKSFDGSDVREGIVAIISLKVPEHILEFVGQTKDKLGTPQGREAVENIMQQNLKIFLNENKNEANNILQKIKKSFDARNAARNARNEIRKVKNKLDNKKIISGKLTPAQTKNPKERELFLVEGDSAGGSAKQGRDAKKQAILPLKGKVVNSEKDKLIDVIKNEELGTIINILGTGIGEDFDINKLEYNKVIIMTDADTDGAHIQILLLTFFFRHMRPLVERGHVYIALPPLFKISGNKNKKQTVEYVWLEDELKDVTKEFSSYTVQRYKGLGEMNADQLWDTTMNPATRTLIRVSIEDGLLAEKRVSVFMGSNAESRKRWIENNIDFTLEDDYEIKDK